From a region of the Hemibagrus wyckioides isolate EC202008001 linkage group LG06, SWU_Hwy_1.0, whole genome shotgun sequence genome:
- the scel gene encoding sciellin isoform X2, which yields MPSTVTRKSYPPETDKSKSSVIDDSKKKTSLLKDNSWIKKDVTDDKVVDQHSNYGRSVLGRFKSSENLTSSSEKKTTTTVTKTSTVTDSGSVPSRKSVQSLTKRFSFSQDELDSSSTTTSFKDGTKTTVTTSRTSVKSPTKAKTFSEKIFTDSKTTTSEEIKTVKSVPPSSPTKTTRKEFVTVTTSKDNVVQEDIKTIKSVPPSSPTKTTRKEFVTVTTSKDNTVQEDIKTIKSVPPSSPTKTTRKEFVTVTTSKDKVVQEDIKTIKSVPPSSPTKTTRKEFVTVTTSKDNIVQEDVKTVKSVITPTSPSKTSKTVTVTTFQDTIIKEDSKSVKSTPPPTPTKIISDKTYTITTPTSKTSSYSFSSKSSTEDQLFDTLIPSSVKETYASDNRNDKSSETSSTAYTRTSYKESRPEEHITENVYTEYVKTSSAMSDSYVFDSRRGSTKTYTATYSDSRPEILLDTYKSSRSTMETLYTTPERKIYIEKDICTYCQKPILYDTKMILEDVDIKCHANCFKCGVCNSNLGHLKAGDSMWVYRRNVHCEACFGVIKGKWHR from the exons ATGCCTTCCACCGTCACCAGGAAATCATATCCTCCTGAGACAG ACAAGAGCAAGTCGAGTGTGATAGACGACAGCAAAAAGAAGACGTCCCTGCTGAAGGACAACAGCTGGATCAAGAAAGACGTGACTGATGATAAAGTGGTGGA CCAACATTCAAACTATGGAAGAAGTGTCCTGGGCCGGTTTAAATCCTCTGAAAATCTTACCAG CTCTTCAGAGAAAAagaccaccaccaccgtcaccaaaACCTCCACAGTCACTGACTCTGGTTCAGTCCCCTCAAGAAAATCTGTTCAGTCCCTGACTAAAAG attCAGTTTTAGTCAGGATGAGCTGGATTCAAGCAG CACTACCACATCTTTCAAAGATGGCACGAAGACAACTGTGACCACAAGCAG GACATCTGTGAAGTCACCAACCAAAGCCAAAACATTCAGTGAAAAGATCTTCACAGACTCCAAGACAACCACTAG tgaagaaataaaaacgGTCAAATCAGTGCCACCAAGCTCACCCACCAAGACTACCAGGAAAGAGTTTGTCACAGTGACCACATCTAAGGATAACGTCGTGCA agaaGACATCAAAACAATCAAATCAGTGCCACCAAGCTCACCCACCAAGACTACCAGGAAAGAGTTTGTCACAGTGACTACTTCTAAAGACAACACAGTCCA agaaGACATCAAAACAATCAAATCAGTGCCACCAAGCTCACCCACCAAGACTACCAGGAAAGAGTTTGTCACAGTGACTACTTCTAAGGATAAAGTTGTGCA AGAAGACATTAAAACAATCAAATCAGTGCCACCAAGCTCACCCACCAAGACTACCAGGAAAGAGTTTGTCACAGTGACTACTTCTAAGGATAACATCGTGCA AGAAGACGTTAAAACAGTCAAATCTGTGATCACACCAACCTCCCCCAGTAAGACTTCCAAGACTGTCACTGTGACTACTTTTCAGGACACCATAATTAA AGAAGACAGCAAATCAGTCAAATCCACACCACCACCCACACCGACAAAGATCATTTCAGA CAAAACCTATACAATTACTACTCCAACTTCTAAGACATCATCCTATTCCTTCAGCTCCAAATCCAG CACTGAGGACCAGTTGTTTGATACCCTCATACCCTCATCCGTCAAGGAAACCTATGCTTCTGACAACAG GAACGATAAAAGCAGTGAAACCAGTTCTACGGCATATACCAGGACGTCTTACAAAGAAAGCAG GCCTGAGGAGCACATTACTGAAAATGTGTACACAGAATACGTTAAAACTTCGTCTGCAATGTCTGACAG TTATGTATTCGACAGTCGTCGGGGCTCCACAAAGACCTACACTGCAACTTACTCAGACAGCAG ACCTGAAATTCTCTTGGACACCTACAAATCAAGTAGATCAACTATGGAAACGctttacacaacacctgaaAG gaaaATTTATATTGAGAAGGATATTTGCACATACTGCCAGAAACCAATTCTTTATGATACAAAGATGATACTAGAGGATGTGGATATAAAGTGTCATGCCAATTGTTTCAAg tgtggtgtgtgtaacagtAATCTTGGACACCTGAAGGCAGGGGACAGCATGTGGGTGTACCGCCGCAATGTGCACTGTGAGGCCTGCTTTGGTGTCATTAAAG GTAAATGGCATCGCTGA
- the scel gene encoding sciellin isoform X3, whose translation MPSTVTRKSYPPETADKSKSSVIDDSKKKTSLLKDNSWIKKDVTDDKVVDQHSNYGRSVLGRFKSSENLTSSSEKKTTTTVTKTSTVTDSGSVPSRKSVQSLTKRFSFSQDELDSSSTTTSFKDGTKTTVTTSRTSVKSPTKAKTFSEKIFTDSKTTTSEEIKTVKSVPPSSPTKTTRKEFVTVTTSKDNVVQEDIKTIKSVPPSSPTKTTRKEFVTVTTSKDKVVQEDIKTIKSVPPSSPTKTTRKEFVTVTTSKDNIVQEDVKTVKSVITPTSPSKTSKTVTVTTFQDTIIKEDSKSVKSTPPPTPTKIISDKTYTITTPTSKTSSYSFSSKSSTEDQLFDTLIPSSVKETYASDNRNDKSSETSSTAYTRTSYKESRPEEHITENVYTEYVKTSSAMSDSYVFDSRRGSTKTYTATYSDSRPEILLDTYKSSRSTMETLYTTPERKIYIEKDICTYCQKPILYDTKMILEDVDIKCHANCFKCGVCNSNLGHLKAGDSMWVYRRNVHCEACFGVIKGKWHR comes from the exons ATGCCTTCCACCGTCACCAGGAAATCATATCCTCCTGAGACAG CAGACAAGAGCAAGTCGAGTGTGATAGACGACAGCAAAAAGAAGACGTCCCTGCTGAAGGACAACAGCTGGATCAAGAAAGACGTGACTGATGATAAAGTGGTGGA CCAACATTCAAACTATGGAAGAAGTGTCCTGGGCCGGTTTAAATCCTCTGAAAATCTTACCAG CTCTTCAGAGAAAAagaccaccaccaccgtcaccaaaACCTCCACAGTCACTGACTCTGGTTCAGTCCCCTCAAGAAAATCTGTTCAGTCCCTGACTAAAAG attCAGTTTTAGTCAGGATGAGCTGGATTCAAGCAG CACTACCACATCTTTCAAAGATGGCACGAAGACAACTGTGACCACAAGCAG GACATCTGTGAAGTCACCAACCAAAGCCAAAACATTCAGTGAAAAGATCTTCACAGACTCCAAGACAACCACTAG tgaagaaataaaaacgGTCAAATCAGTGCCACCAAGCTCACCCACCAAGACTACCAGGAAAGAGTTTGTCACAGTGACCACATCTAAGGATAACGTCGTGCA agaaGACATCAAAACAATCAAATCAGTGCCACCAAGCTCACCCACCAAGACTACCAGGAAAGAGTTTGTCACAGTGACTACTTCTAAGGATAAAGTTGTGCA AGAAGACATTAAAACAATCAAATCAGTGCCACCAAGCTCACCCACCAAGACTACCAGGAAAGAGTTTGTCACAGTGACTACTTCTAAGGATAACATCGTGCA AGAAGACGTTAAAACAGTCAAATCTGTGATCACACCAACCTCCCCCAGTAAGACTTCCAAGACTGTCACTGTGACTACTTTTCAGGACACCATAATTAA AGAAGACAGCAAATCAGTCAAATCCACACCACCACCCACACCGACAAAGATCATTTCAGA CAAAACCTATACAATTACTACTCCAACTTCTAAGACATCATCCTATTCCTTCAGCTCCAAATCCAG CACTGAGGACCAGTTGTTTGATACCCTCATACCCTCATCCGTCAAGGAAACCTATGCTTCTGACAACAG GAACGATAAAAGCAGTGAAACCAGTTCTACGGCATATACCAGGACGTCTTACAAAGAAAGCAG GCCTGAGGAGCACATTACTGAAAATGTGTACACAGAATACGTTAAAACTTCGTCTGCAATGTCTGACAG TTATGTATTCGACAGTCGTCGGGGCTCCACAAAGACCTACACTGCAACTTACTCAGACAGCAG ACCTGAAATTCTCTTGGACACCTACAAATCAAGTAGATCAACTATGGAAACGctttacacaacacctgaaAG gaaaATTTATATTGAGAAGGATATTTGCACATACTGCCAGAAACCAATTCTTTATGATACAAAGATGATACTAGAGGATGTGGATATAAAGTGTCATGCCAATTGTTTCAAg tgtggtgtgtgtaacagtAATCTTGGACACCTGAAGGCAGGGGACAGCATGTGGGTGTACCGCCGCAATGTGCACTGTGAGGCCTGCTTTGGTGTCATTAAAG GTAAATGGCATCGCTGA
- the scel gene encoding sciellin isoform X1: MPSTVTRKSYPPETADKSKSSVIDDSKKKTSLLKDNSWIKKDVTDDKVVDQHSNYGRSVLGRFKSSENLTSSSEKKTTTTVTKTSTVTDSGSVPSRKSVQSLTKRFSFSQDELDSSSTTTSFKDGTKTTVTTSRTSVKSPTKAKTFSEKIFTDSKTTTSEEIKTVKSVPPSSPTKTTRKEFVTVTTSKDNVVQEDIKTIKSVPPSSPTKTTRKEFVTVTTSKDNTVQEDIKTIKSVPPSSPTKTTRKEFVTVTTSKDKVVQEDIKTIKSVPPSSPTKTTRKEFVTVTTSKDNIVQEDVKTVKSVITPTSPSKTSKTVTVTTFQDTIIKEDSKSVKSTPPPTPTKIISDKTYTITTPTSKTSSYSFSSKSSTEDQLFDTLIPSSVKETYASDNRNDKSSETSSTAYTRTSYKESRPEEHITENVYTEYVKTSSAMSDSYVFDSRRGSTKTYTATYSDSRPEILLDTYKSSRSTMETLYTTPERKIYIEKDICTYCQKPILYDTKMILEDVDIKCHANCFKCGVCNSNLGHLKAGDSMWVYRRNVHCEACFGVIKGKWHR, encoded by the exons ATGCCTTCCACCGTCACCAGGAAATCATATCCTCCTGAGACAG CAGACAAGAGCAAGTCGAGTGTGATAGACGACAGCAAAAAGAAGACGTCCCTGCTGAAGGACAACAGCTGGATCAAGAAAGACGTGACTGATGATAAAGTGGTGGA CCAACATTCAAACTATGGAAGAAGTGTCCTGGGCCGGTTTAAATCCTCTGAAAATCTTACCAG CTCTTCAGAGAAAAagaccaccaccaccgtcaccaaaACCTCCACAGTCACTGACTCTGGTTCAGTCCCCTCAAGAAAATCTGTTCAGTCCCTGACTAAAAG attCAGTTTTAGTCAGGATGAGCTGGATTCAAGCAG CACTACCACATCTTTCAAAGATGGCACGAAGACAACTGTGACCACAAGCAG GACATCTGTGAAGTCACCAACCAAAGCCAAAACATTCAGTGAAAAGATCTTCACAGACTCCAAGACAACCACTAG tgaagaaataaaaacgGTCAAATCAGTGCCACCAAGCTCACCCACCAAGACTACCAGGAAAGAGTTTGTCACAGTGACCACATCTAAGGATAACGTCGTGCA agaaGACATCAAAACAATCAAATCAGTGCCACCAAGCTCACCCACCAAGACTACCAGGAAAGAGTTTGTCACAGTGACTACTTCTAAAGACAACACAGTCCA agaaGACATCAAAACAATCAAATCAGTGCCACCAAGCTCACCCACCAAGACTACCAGGAAAGAGTTTGTCACAGTGACTACTTCTAAGGATAAAGTTGTGCA AGAAGACATTAAAACAATCAAATCAGTGCCACCAAGCTCACCCACCAAGACTACCAGGAAAGAGTTTGTCACAGTGACTACTTCTAAGGATAACATCGTGCA AGAAGACGTTAAAACAGTCAAATCTGTGATCACACCAACCTCCCCCAGTAAGACTTCCAAGACTGTCACTGTGACTACTTTTCAGGACACCATAATTAA AGAAGACAGCAAATCAGTCAAATCCACACCACCACCCACACCGACAAAGATCATTTCAGA CAAAACCTATACAATTACTACTCCAACTTCTAAGACATCATCCTATTCCTTCAGCTCCAAATCCAG CACTGAGGACCAGTTGTTTGATACCCTCATACCCTCATCCGTCAAGGAAACCTATGCTTCTGACAACAG GAACGATAAAAGCAGTGAAACCAGTTCTACGGCATATACCAGGACGTCTTACAAAGAAAGCAG GCCTGAGGAGCACATTACTGAAAATGTGTACACAGAATACGTTAAAACTTCGTCTGCAATGTCTGACAG TTATGTATTCGACAGTCGTCGGGGCTCCACAAAGACCTACACTGCAACTTACTCAGACAGCAG ACCTGAAATTCTCTTGGACACCTACAAATCAAGTAGATCAACTATGGAAACGctttacacaacacctgaaAG gaaaATTTATATTGAGAAGGATATTTGCACATACTGCCAGAAACCAATTCTTTATGATACAAAGATGATACTAGAGGATGTGGATATAAAGTGTCATGCCAATTGTTTCAAg tgtggtgtgtgtaacagtAATCTTGGACACCTGAAGGCAGGGGACAGCATGTGGGTGTACCGCCGCAATGTGCACTGTGAGGCCTGCTTTGGTGTCATTAAAG GTAAATGGCATCGCTGA